The Cryptococcus neoformans var. grubii H99 chromosome 4, complete sequence genome contains the following window.
TGGATGGTCATTAGCGAGCGAGTGGACTACAGCTGATGTGTACATACCGAACGTCCTTGACGCTCTCGGCTTCTATTTTGGAAGGCGCCTTGTATGTCTTTTTCCCACAGGTGGTACCAGTAACTTGGCGAAGCCGATGGACTTTATTGGAGCAGTGGCGTCTGTTATATCTTAGAAACTAATTTCGTGCTTAAACCGCGTGACTTACCTGTACCGCTCATGGTCACCATTTCGCAAGCCGTAGACGGCGCGCTCTTTGCTAAGGAGACTGAGGACTTCAAACCAGTTAACACTGACCAGAGTGCAGCGTAGGACCTACCCTTAAATGAGACGTCGACTTGATCCACAGACATTGTTACACGGGTAGGAAGAAATATAGGTTAAGACGAGAAATAGTAGTATTGTGACACTGGCATGAGGTGCGCGGAAAGAGCATATACAAATGACCCTGATAACTTGCAGAATGACTGTTAAATGAGCCTGATATATGCGGAAatccactcttctctttccacaaTGCTCATTCCGTCAATAAAACGTATCTCTTTTTTCTACTTCCTATCACCCTCAAAATCTATCCATAATGTCTTCAAGAGTGAGTAACTATGCTTAAATATATATCCCACGATTGTCAACTTCCCCGTCTTTCCGAGGAAGAGCACAGCGTGAATGAGTGAATGGGTCTTGGCTAATCCTTTGGTCTTTAGGGCGGCCGAGGCGGAGCTCGCGGTGGTGGTAaccaaggaggagaacGCAAGAAGCGAGAATCAATTCTCAACTTGGCTCAGTTTGTGGACAAGAGTATCAGAGTTAAGTTTATGGGTGGACGCGAAGGTGGGTCATAATCTTCATCAGGAAGAAATTGTGGAAAAGAATAGCGGGGATGTAGCCAGTTCGATGATGATTTTCTGGGAAATTCTAAGCGGCATAACTGATATGGTGGATTTGTAGCTACTGGTATCTTGAAAGGCTATGACCAACTTATGAACTTGGTCATGGACGATGTAGTTGAGGAGTACGAGGGTAAGCGGACATATCTATGATGTGTGAACGTCTTGCTGACGGAAATACTGTTTAGATGGCCGACCTACACGAAGCCTTGGATTAGTCGTTCTTCGTGGTCCCAATATTGTCCTTGTCAGCCCAACAGACGGATCATCAGGCAAGTCGTTTCTTAGATCCATCCGAACCGGTCAAGGCAGAGGTGCTAACATTCGGCTATTATTTAGAAATCGAAAACCCTTTCCAACAGTAATAATGTAGAGATAAAATGTACTATTACGCAtatgtcttcttccgccttGGATCAGTATCGATATGAGAACTTCCCTTGCATCAATGGATTAAACGTGAATGACTGCTGACCTACTCATTCCACACGGTGGATACATATCCGCAATGCCCATGCAATTATCTGTACACTAACCTGTTCTAGACAAATGATTTCTACCCAATTAACTATCCATTTCCATGTTATTCCCAAGACCCATTACCTTGCTGgcctcttccatcaccTTTCTAAGCACCCTTTCAAACCTGTCCACCTCACATACGAGACTCTTCCCTTGATCAAGCTTCATCACTGGTGGTATGCGTCTCTTTTTGCCTTGGCTCTTCTCGCCGTCACCAGTTTCTGCGGGAGAGATGCTcttttcggcatcaaaAACCGCACGGACAACCTTGTCCATCTCAAGAGAAGTAAGGGGTCCGGTGTACACGTCTACGACGTGATCTGGACCTCGAGGGGTCGCCCCGTCTTGGATAAGGTAATGCTCCAGATCAGGTAAAAGTGTGACATCCACTGAGAATCTACCCCGCAATCAGCTCGATTCCATGATGCAACAATGAACATAATTACTAACCTTTTACCGTCATGGTCCTTAATCAGCCTATACTTCGCTACTCCAAGGACGGCCATACCCCAACCCATTTTTGTTTCCAAAATTTTGCCAATTTTCAACACAGGCAGCGTATTTTTTAGCAGCCCCATAAACTCCCTCCCTACTTGACCTTTTGGTTTGGTTTCGCCAACAATACCAGCTGATGTGAGCTCATTGAGTTTGGCGCTGAGCAGGGGAGCAAGAAGTTCATGGGGGTTTCTGTCGATGTCAGAAAACGgggatgagaggaagaatgtgaTGCGGTACGAGTCATCTGTTGGACTATAGGTTATTGACGCATTATAACCTGGAGCATACTGTAAGGTTGCTGTGCGGAGGTCGAAGGAAAGTATTTTGACATCTTTGAAGGATTCCGTTTTGTTGAGGCGGCTCACTGAGCGAACATATTTTAGTATATTTTTTTGCACCATATAAAGTAATTTGCTTACCTTCGCCAGCAACGGCAATGACTTTGCTCAGTCTCTCCCATTGTTCCAGGAATGCAGGCACACATCTCGAGATATCCTTCGCTCTAAACCTTACAATAGATGATTTTGGGTCGAACGATATCCCTTCAGCCTTTGCACTTTCTCCCCTATCCTTTTCGCTTTCACTCTCCTGTGACACAGTCCCAGGAGCCACTGTAGATGGCTGATGTCTCAATACCACAATGGTAACGACCTCACACTTCCCGCCTTCCCACCATCCTTCGATTTGCAACCACACTTTAGGCATAGCCACTTCCATCGCTGCGCTTCCGCCTCCACGGCCGGCACGAAGTAAATCTCGGACATCCACGCAAATGGTTGGGACCATACCCGCAAGGGGGGAAGTGGATTTGGGGGATGCGGGACCGGCGGTCGGTGGGAACTGTTGGGTGTAAGGGATGGAACGGTCTTTGAGTTGCTGTTCAACGATAGTCTGAGCAACGAGAGCGCTACGTGGATGTTAGatttgacgatgaggagTTTAAATGCGCAACTTACTTGGACAGAATGAATAGGTCCTTTAGGTCTTTATTTTCTACCTCGAAACTACAGTGACTGTCAGCAGGGAGAATGGCACTTAACATGAGGCAACTCACGCAGACCGCTGCGGtttctcatctccaccttttCTCCTCGCCTTCAGCTTACCCAAGTCCATCATCGTCCTATCTCCTACCATATATTTCATTCCTAACCCATTCTCGTTCGGTACCTTGGCAACCTTGAGAAGCTCAAAGACTATCCCGTTCTGGACGGCTTTGGTGACAAAATAGTGATTGGGCGATGAAGCCAAAGGAACAAAGACTGTGGTGACTGGGTGAAGGTCTGCTTTGATAAGATCTGCAAAAATGTCATAAATGTCCAGATTGAGCAGCAATGACAACGCGGAACATACCTTTAAGACGTAAAGCAATTTGACGGGTAGGTTTCCATCCCAGTTGCCTCATTTGAGCCTCGATGTTTTCCACGACAATCTGTATCCATGAAGATCAGTATTTGACTTTGTAAACTGCCTGTTGACCGAACTTACGGCAGTCGTCAGCCTGGTGATATCATCGACCAGCTTTGTCTTGCCATCGTTCACACTCTTCATGCTCATAGCTGCCCTTTCTGCTCTAGCCTCATTTCCTTTTgcaccttcatcctcgactTCCAGCAGCCCACTGAAGGGAGAAACGCCGATAAGCAGATGGGAAACGGCGTAACGCGACGGTAAAGGTACTCGGAGAGTGAGCGGACGCGCGGACCGATCGGTAGATtcttgaagagaaggttgaACGGAGGAAGCATTGAGGAAGCGGGGTGAtgtgaggagggaggtgcCATGGGAGCGGGTAAGATGAGAGGCATGGGTACGGGTGCAGGCGTGAAGGAGATCTTCGACGCTTAGAGCATCGGGGTCCTGCCGTTAAGTTTAGTATCTGAGACGGAATTTACAACGATTACGTACCAAATGAAGCATGCTGCTGTCCATGACGTCACCAGATTTTAATCCTCCGCCTACACcagcttcatcaacaacccATTTGACATTTAATTCTAATCTCAGCACCCTCTCGCTTGGAACTAGTCCGCCGCATGCTATATCGCTCAGGAGGTTATCCAGTTCAGAACGAGGAGCTGTCTTTTCTGCCAGAGTAATGTGGATGATGCCGCCTATCATTGGCTGACGAGATGCGGGAAGGGTTTCCGGTGCTTGAGAACGTTTATTGGCAATGGAGTCTTGACGCTGTACTTGCACGGGTCGTTCACGGCTTCACAAGGTATCAGATTGAGGCACCCTTTGTATACCGACACTTACAGCCAATATTTCAATCGTAAGGTCTTGTTCTCGCGATCCATTTCCGGAATGAGCTGCCCCCTCCACTTGCCTCGACTGAGGACAACTGCTTGAGTGAACAACACTTCTAGCTGATACGATAATGACAAGTGTTCTGCAATGCTGTTAATTACTCTTtccaaaaagaagaaagacgcCACTCACGAAGCAAATTATATACCCTTACTAGCGGCGCATCAACAGTCTTCTTGACTACTTCGACCAGTTCACTCTTCTTAGCCCGGGGATCCTCAGTTACGACCATATCCACCTCCATTTCACTGTCAGGTAACTCTCTGGGAGGTAAAACTTCGCCATTCGCAATATCTAAAAtcccttgcctttcttcACCAGTAAATTTCTTGGTGACTCTGCCACCAGGGTCATCCAcgcccttctcctttgccttccaGCCCCACTCTACTCCTGTCAGCCACCATCGGCTAGTATCCTCAAATCCAACAACTGTAAGTTCcgctctccatccatctcctcggGCGTACATCCGACCATCTTTTATATCTTCAACAACGAATTCTGGAGGAAGATAGTCGAGGCAACGAAGGCGGTATCGGATTTGACGATTGAGTCGACGGAGAACTTTGAGAATGGCTGAATTTGTTAAAACTGGCTTTGGTAAGTAAGGGTCGACAAGCGATGAGGGAAGACGGTTGTAAGTGCCGGTAGAGAGGAGGGATAAAGCTGTAAGGAGGTCGGGGTTCCTTTCACGCAAACCTTCTACCACTTTGGTGACATGCTTGACATGCTCGATTGCTACTTCATGTTGCTGATTCTGATGTTCCATAAAGTGCGCAATCCGCTTTGCATCTGTCACTTTGCCCTTGATGACCAATTCATCCGCTTGGGCCTTgcttttgcctttgcctgCAAAGGCATCTGGAGAGTTGCCATTGAAATCATTATTGGAATGGGGGGTAGGAAAAGATGCTGGACCTGCTGTGTTTGTGACGGATGGTCCGGTACTCGTAGATGCGATATCGACAGAGGTCTTCCATCGAAGGACAGCGAGGTATTTGAGGAGTGCTTGTCGGGTAGTTTTAGCATATTCTATTATAGGTTTTGGCCGTTCACGAATgggaagttgaggaagactGCATCCGATGGATCAGTACACAATGGGAAGACAAAAAGGGCTCCACTTACACTTCGCCAAGGAGCACCCTGAGATCATGATTCCCTTTTCGGGCGAACCGGTCCAGAACCAACCCTAATGGAACATTTTCGTTCTCAAAATAAGGCGGAAGCTCCTCTTCTAGTTGATCTGGGGTGGGTGTGGGGTATGTAAAGTATGGTTCTGGTCCTAGTTGGGGGTTTGTGGATATCAAAGGCTGTTCCGATGCCGAGGCAACGGGAGCCGAAGCCATTTTGAGGGCGGACCAGCCTACGATGGTTTATTCCTCTCTTGATTCCCTATAATTCGGTATGATCCATATCgcgagaggatggaaggtggGGTTGTAGCGGGGATATACAAGACAGcagaaatggaaagagataATAGAAACAACGGTAAAGACAAAATGACTACGCCGACGAGAGAGGTTCTAAAGTGTGTATTATTTAGGCACGAATAAATGCCtgctttcccttcccctcaCGCCTAATTTATCAAATATCCATCCGTTTTGTTCATTCGTTGCAGATTTCGTGAACTTGCATGAGAATTCTGGCTGCCAAAAGGTAAAAACTGGCCATGGAAGGCAAGAAGCAATGTCCAAGATGCAATCATTATTCTAACCTATCTACTCAAGCGGCCTtatctcctcttcgctcATCCGCTGCGAGTCCAAACAAACCAAAACACCGTTTCCATGCATTGCCATCATATTTGTAACCATCGAATGAAACGGCGCTAGAACAAGGCACTGGTTTGAAGCCGTCAAATAGCAGTCTCCAATTGCTACGGTCGAACATTGCACCGTCGCTCTTCATGGCTTCGTAACTCTTATCTTCAGATAAAAACGTTTGCCAAAAGTGACAGGGATGACAGTAAGGTGTGCCGCAGCGTCCGAAGCACTAGCTAAGTTGTACCACTATGATGCTGAAGCTCGTTAGTATGTTCTCTCTCCGCAAAAACTCCGTCTATCCCTGCAAAACTCCACGCTTCTATCCCTCGGATACTCCATACAGGCATCCCTCATTCAACACTTCATTCGTCCCGTCGAGATCAAGCCACCCCCTGGCTTCTCCGGCCCGTCTGGACTTCCACTGCCGGTTCATCTGCTGAATCCCGAAATTTGAACGATATATAAATATTCTCTGCACTAATTCTTGATTCTCGAAATCCTCAAAATTCATCATTAGCCTTCTCGTGCCCAAATCGCCATGTCGTCTCCTCTGTTCCTCGGCCTCGACGCATCCACACAATCCCTCAAAGCTTCTCTACTCTCTGTCAACCTGGATGTAGTGGCCGAATGTGCCGTCCACTTTGACTCGGACTTGCCTCAATTCGGTACAAAAGGAGGTGTACATTTTGGCTCAGATGGTCAAGTTCATTCGCCGGTAATGATGCTGGCCGAAGCGATGGATTTGCTTTTTGACAAGATCAAAATCGCCGGCTGGAAAGTTGACGATATTCGAGGAGTCGCAGCCGCCGGACAGGTAAGTCCTTTGCTCAGTACTCGTTTGATCATCGCTGATATAACCACAGCAACACGCTTCAGTTTATTGGTCTAGGACATCCAGTAAACTTCTTGCTTCCCTCAACCCCTCACTGCCCTTATCTTCACAACTCGCCGAGGCCTTTTCTAGACCCATTATCCCCAACTGGCAAgattcttccaccaccgccgAATGTCAGGCACTGGACGCCGCCGTTGGTGGCCCAGCTGCTCTTGCACAGCTTACTGGTTCTCGAGCATATGAGAGATTCACTGGCGCTCAAATCATGCGTTTCAAACGGGTCGATCCTGTCGCATACGATCAGACTGACCGGATCGGTCTTGTCAGTAACACGGTGACTACTTTGCTCTGCTTGGATGGCGAAGTCAAGGGGATCGACGAAAGTGATGCTTGCGGGATGAATCTGTGGACTATGAATAGAAAACAGCGAGGGTGGAATCAGGAATTGCTGAAGGCAATCGCTGGTGATGATGGAGCAGCAGAGCTTTCCAGGAAACTGGGGACAGTGGAGACGGATGGAGGTAGGGTTGTGGGGCATATAGGCAAATGGTTTGTTGATCGGTACGGGTTCAATTCGGAATGCTGTGTGTTCCCTGGCACCGGGGACAATCCAGCTACATTCTTGAGTTTGACGTGTAAGTCTACACTATTTCCCAGACGGTCACATTGCTAACAGCCTAAAGTACGCGAAAGCGAAGGTCTAGTCTCTCTTGGCACTTCTGATGTTGTCCTCATTTCCACAAGCACCTACCACCCTGATCCCGAGTACCACGCATTCTTCCACCCGGCCCAGATAGCACCTCCTAGTGAGCAAGACGAACAAAACAGACAAGGAGCAGAACCTCTGAGATACTTTAATATGATCGTTTATAAGAGTGAGCAAATGCTCTTGTTTTCTCTTGAAGTCAAGATACTGATATTTCGTAGATGGCTCTCTTACCCGACAACACGTGCGAGACCTCTATTTTGACGGATCATGGGACAAGTTTAATGCGGCCATTGAGGAACTACGCCCCAAGTCAGTCATCGACCTTCCTTCTCGTACAGCCTTCTGGTGGCTTCTCCCAGATATTGTAGTAAGCCCCTAATGGCCATTTACCCGAATGGACTTGTTATACAGGGCTAACGAGCGTAGCCGCATGGTGCCCATGGTATCTACAAATACATAACCGACCCTACTGCTGGGACTCTTTTCGAAGTACCAGCTGCTAAGAAAGTCGACCGATTCCCAGACATCAGGCAAGAAGCCCTTGCTTTGCTCGAATCCCAACTTTTCAATTACCGTTCCCGCGTATCCTCCATCCTTGACGACTCTTCCACCACGTACgacccttcctcccccaATGTCGATGCTTTCCTCCCTCGTCTGACCAAGGTATACGCCACAGGCGGAGCCAGCGCTAACCGTACTATCTTGAGTTTGATGGCGGATGTATTATCGACAAAGGTGTGTAAGAATGTAGAGTATCTTGatgggaaatggaaagatgCGGATTGGAATGCCTGTAGTGTCGGAGTGGCGTACAAGGCTcgttggggatgggagCGAGTGATAGCAGCTGATGGGGATGAGAGGAAGTGGGTTGGGTTTGATACGGTAATCAGGGAATGTAGAGAGGCGAGAAAGAAAATTCGAGGTGATGAAGGGAAGGGTTTGgaattggaagaggagggtaTCAGGATTATAGCCAGTCCAGGCCCTGGGTCAAGGGCGTATGAGAGAAGGGTTGAATGGTGGAGAGAGCTGGAACGCAAAGCGTTGGAGGAACAGCGAGCTGAAAAGACCGCGTGAGAACTTTTCTGCTACAACCGTGGCAAAAAGCAATTAATTTGTGACGGCACGAGTTAGTATAAGGTATTCACAAACATACACTAGCTATAATATAAGTAATCAAGGGAAAAACATTGGAAGAACTTAGTGCACATATCGGATCAAGTTTAAGGGAAGAAATAAACTCCTCATCAATTATTTAGTTATTGGTGGTGATAAGCAGAAGGCGGAACGATAATGATCTGATCAACAAAGTTTTCATGGGTCTTAGCAGACGTTGCGCTATTGTTCATTGATAGGTCAAAAATACATGGAATGCGTGAGAGATGCATTCGCAGGGCACACACTTTTGTCTAGAGCAAGGGAAAGAGTTATGTTTAATAACAAGTTCCTGTTCGTATAACGGCTAGTATGCTCGCTTGTCACTGGAGGATTCATTTCCACAGAGTCCGCGGGAGATCGGAGTTCGATTCTCCGACAGGaagtttctttttccttttttgaGATATTATGCCctcattttttttggccCTCTCACCTATTCCATAGTGCATCAGGATCAATCTGGCCCATGCAATTTTCATATAGCGATAATATTGTCCATTCATGATATCAAATCGGAACTAAGGAAATTACAAACGACGCTTGTGTGTCAATAAAATGTACAATGAGCTTCTACGCTAATTCTATCCTCCTTTACCGTCACTCAGCTCCATCATTCTGAGCTGCTCGTCagctcttttctctctcgccACTACCGTATTCCAACACTCTCCTTTAAgtttcctcatcatccacccCCAAAAGCTCTCACCTTCCACCCATCGCATTTCTACATCTTTCCAGCCCTTTCGAAGTATGTCATCTTCCGCAGTGTTGGTGATCAGGATCCAGTTGTCGTTGGGGATTGCCTTGCTAGGAACAATAGGTACATGCGGGTCGAAAGAGGAGAGCGGGTCGAGGATTGATCGGTGCCTCCTCCTATTTGGTCCTGGCTTTGATTGAGAAAATATAGTGGAGATTTCAAAAATGCAGCGCGGTACGGGCCCGTCCGATTGAGAGCGCGTGCGAACTGCGTGATATGCCGGAGAGTCTTGAGAAGGCGTATCGCGATCGTGCCAAGAGCGGAAAGAAATCCGAGGGGCCGTGGCAGATGCAAAACTGATAGCTCCCATGGTGTTGACGGACGAGGATACGGAAGGCCGTCGCGAGGATGCAAAGGTGAGATCGCCAATTATCTCTACATCCTCATTTTCTGCCAAAGAGTTGACGGTCTGATTTTCAGCAGTGCTAGCACGAATAACTGCGTGATCGTTGAGCTCGAAAGAGCCCCGATTTGATTTTGATCCCTTTGCGCTATTGATCATATTGGTCATAGTATCCATAATGGACTTGGCGGGGGCAATGCTGTGGTCGATAACTGAATCAGATGCTTGCTGACGGGCCACTGCATGGATTTGATTCCTTGTCAAAGTACTTTCTGCAGGACAATGGCTTTTCCCGATCGTGTTGGCTGTAGTTGTAGATGATACCGATCTTGCTTGGCCATGCTTAGCTCTAGTCGATTCACGTTCAACTCGAACTACGCAAGACATAAGCTGAATGGCGATACCACAATCCCTCGACTCACCATCCTGTCTGGGATGTTCCAGTTCAAACGAACTATGGACCGTCCGATTAGGTATGGTCGCGCCTTGTCCcccttcattctcctcaGGTTCGTCGCAATGCTCATAGAATTTAGTTGAGACAGCGCGATGTTTGAATCTGCCCGGCGTCGATGATTTCCACTGCgggagaggttgagaatTCAGGGAGTGCAAGACCTCAGGTGACTCAGCTGCCTTTGGGATGATTGCTGACGGCTGAGAATACGTTGACATACTGTATTCCGAAGGTCCACTGACATCTGGCAAATGGGGCAAAGGCTTGTCCAACGGCTCCGATTTTTCGGTAATGTCGTTGAGATCGTAACTTTCCTCGTTTTTTGCCCTATTAGGGTCCGATTCTGCATCTTCAAATTGTAAATCGGTAACTTTCAAACGCCTGTGTGGATCTGCACTCGTGGGAGACAAGTGCTGCGCGGCGGCAAGTTTCATGTGAGACGCTTGTTGATCTTGGTTGAGGTCAACTTCGCCCCAGACAACATTACTCCTATAAAACATGtccgcttcttctggaAGGCCCAAGAAAGATCCGTTAGCAGTAAAGCTATTGATAGACGGGGCTTTCCGCACAGCGGTCGCGATATTGAAAGCTACCTGTGTAGCCTTGGGAGTCGGCTGCTCGTCCGATTCAATTGTAATCTTGGGCGGAGGCGTTGGCGGTGGATTGTCGATAGTCGATGTCGAGATGAAAGAGTCCGTTTTAGAGTCATCAATCCAAGGGTCGATCGATTTTGGAATGCTTTCTCGGAGAGACTGCTCAGGAAAGGAGAATGCGGAAGGACTAGTTGAGATAGAGGGTAACGAACCTATTACTTTGAGCTCTAAGCAACGCTCGTCAGTCTAACACTGTCAATCATTGACCCACTATGAGACCCCTTCAAATCAAATGGCCTGGACACCTTTCTCGCTACGTTTTTCTCCCATGCGTACGCCTCTGATGGCATGACAGCATTCTTGTACAGATAATGAAattcgtcttcctcattttccTGCTGATCCAttgtcttcctcctcggcgATTCATTGCGGACTTTCCTGTCCTTGCTCAGTTGTGATATATTCTGCCTAATTTGAGGTTTAATTCCGGCAAAAGATTGGTCAGAGGAGTGTCGTTTGGGTTCGAGAATGCGAGTGGGGGCCAAAGCCGCAGGTTGATTGAGCCTTGTGGGCATGCTAAACGTCAGTTCGTAAGGCGACGCCACAGTATTTCCTTTGAGATGTCTCTTCGGCAGCTTCTGTACTTTCCTGCACGCTCCAacagaggaaggagatcAATGAACgacgaagaaaagaatgacAACAATTGCGTGGTGTGAATCGTCGGCGATCGGTGAAGGTAAGAGCAGGATGTTGGGTTACGTAAACCCCAAGACGAGACTAGCGTATCTTTGCTTATATTCTTCGGTCTTTTCCCGGAGGACTGATCAGTGGTGAAACGGTGATGATCAGAGAAGGACAACGCAGAAGTACGCTAGTGGGGCAGAAAGCGGGCGCCGACTGACCAAGCGGGTCTGAAGCCGGAAGCCAGAATGCTTATTCCCCGAACCGCAAAACACGATTTATTGACACGCAGCTTCCTCGAAAAGGCGCGAATAACAACTGTATTTTGAGTGTGTTCATATTATGTGAGCCAAGTGCAAGCGCGTTAGAACAATGTCTAAGAATAGACTCAGACTGTAAAGACAAGTAAATGTATTTATATATCACCCCTTTCCGTTTTTTGCCACCCATGTTATTAATTCACCATCTTATTGATTTGACTTTTCCCATCCTATTTATCATATCACCTCCTTTTTTAGAATGTCTGGTCTTTCATCAAAAGTTGCCGGAGACGAATCGTTGGTATCTTCTCAAGCTATCCCAACACAACAACTGACATATCTCGAAGGACCCttattgaagaagagcagccTCTACTCCCTAAAACAGAACAACAAAGCGTCGGCAATAAAAAGGATCTCGACCAATACATCCCTTTGCTGCTAATAGCCATCTTTGTATGGGCgttcttcaccttcatcttcagtAATGGACAGATCCAGTCTTTGCGTGGTATACGAAGAGATACTACGGAGTTGCATAAGGTAGTAAAAGATTTGGTTTGGGAGGTTAGCCAGTTGAGAAAGGCCTTGGAAAAGGGCAGGGGAACTGATTGTTAGGAAATGATTCTTATCATCAAATCATGTACAAGGTTTTGATTGAGCATGAGCAGCGGCTCAGAAATGACGACTGCATGCAATGCAAAACCGGGGTTTTACACTGCACGTTAAACCCTATGGTGGGGAAGTAGACACATGCCTGCTAATCGGAAATGAAACTGTTTAGCACTACATCActtattttctctttctttgtCTGCGTGCTCATTGCAATATTCGTCTTCCACGTTGAATGGTTTGAATTTGTTAATGCTATTGTCCGATCCTTCGTCGGCTTTGAATTTTAAGGCATTCCTAGAATATGCCTCAAAGTGGAATGGTAGTAGTTGCAGGCACGGACTCAGAAGAGTTGTGTAAGTCCCCATTGTcatgatggaagattggGAGCCAGCAATACTTGCATACACCAGCATTTGTATAATCCAGTAAACTACACCACTTCCTGAAATCCCCTGACTTCTCCCAAACTCTGCCCTCTCCACAGCCTGGGATTTGTGGATATAGTACCCATGGTTGGCCATGCAGTAAGGGCAAGGTTTATCCTGCCCATATCCCCCATGATCCCTCTCAGACACCAAAAGTCTCTGAATGGCAGAAAGTAGAGTTTTATGGCCCTGGAAGTACTGCTGGATGATGGTATTGGTCACAATAGCGTCCGTTCGGGAGAGAGATTTGCTGTTGAGGATGTCGGGCAGTTAGATGCTCAAGTCTTTGGAAGTGGCTTTCTGCTCCAGGTTTCGGCCCCACTCCTGTAAAATCTGAGCACTTCTATCCGCTACGCTATCATATCCCGTTATCTCATCCCTCATACCATCGTTCATGATCTAGGTTGAAATCATGCTATCCTTCTAATTCGGGCAGAAGAGTGTCGCTTTTTCATGTGGAGCAATTCTTTTAGAGGAAGTAACTCAAGAGTCGTCTTTTTCGAGTATCGTGTAAATCGGCTATAAATGGTCCATACCATTGGTCAGCTGGACATGCCAAGGAATGTCTTGGTTGAGACTGCACAGGAGGATAAAGAGGTCGAATTCCGGATCATTGACGTTACTGTTGAGAGACCATCATCGTTGATGGGTAAACATCAGGCGGT
Protein-coding sequences here:
- a CDS encoding U6 snRNA-associated Sm-like protein LSm7 gives rise to the protein MSSRGGRGGARGGGNQGGERKKRESILNLAQFVDKSIRVKFMGGREATGILKGYDQLMNLVMDDVVEEYEDGRPTRSLGLVVLRGPNIVLVSPTDGSSEIENPFQQ
- a CDS encoding xylulokinase; this translates as MSSPLFLGLDASTQSLKASLLSVNLDVVAECAVHFDSDLPQFGTKGGVHFGSDGQVHSPVMMLAEAMDLLFDKIKIAGWKVDDIRGVAAAGQQHASVYWSRTSSKLLASLNPSLPLSSQLAEAFSRPIIPNWQDSSTTAECQALDAAVGGPAALAQLTGSRAYERFTGAQIMRFKRVDPVAYDQTDRIGLVSNTVTTLLCLDGEVKGIDESDACGMNLWTMNRKQRGWNQELLKAIAGDDGAAELSRKLGTVETDGGRVVGHIGKWFVDRYGFNSECCVFPGTGDNPATFLSLTLRESEGLVSLGTSDVVLISTSTYHPDPEYHAFFHPAQIAPPSEQDEQNRQGAEPLRYFNMIVYKNGSLTRQHVRDLYFDGSWDKFNAAIEELRPKSVIDLPSRTAFWWLLPDIVPHGAHGIYKYITDPTAGTLFEVPAAKKVDRFPDIRQEALALLESQLFNYRSRVSSILDDSSTTYDPSSPNVDAFLPRLTKVYATGGASANRTILSLMADVLSTKVCKNVEYLDGKWKDADWNACSVGVAYKARWGWERVIAADGDERKWVGFDTVIRECREARKKIRGDEGKGLELEEEGIRIIASPGPGSRAYERRVEWWRELERKALEEQRAEKTA